The DNA region AAAGATGATGAACCCCCGGCTTTCAGACAAAGGGTGCTCTACTGCTATAAACAAGCTCTGATGGCTCTCCGATTCTGGCCTGAAATCTGGGTTGACGCAGCCGCCTGGTGCCTGGAAAACGACGTGCGGGACAACGACGGAAAACCAGTAGGCACTGAGCTGCTGCTACAGGGCATTGCGGCCAACCCCGAGAGCGTTCTTCTGGCGTTGAAACATGCGGACCATATCGAGAAGAATTACCCCGAGAAAGAAGGGGACCGGTCAGAGTACGCCAAGGCAGTGCGGCAGCCTTTTGACACAGTCCTCGACACGCTCTACAAGATGggcgacaaggtcaaggagcgTGAGAAGTTTGAGGTCAGCACGCTTAAGCAGGCAGCCTTGTCGGAACCGCCGGTGCATGAATCTatcgaggatgacgaggatgatgacgaggaggcgaagaagcccaAGTTGTCACCAACGGAGCAACGCATTCTGGCTATTCAAAACGCATACGCGGCCGAGTCCCAACTGCTTTCTCGCACCATCTCTTACGTCTGGATCGCCATGGCCCGTGCCATGCGTCGCATTCAAGGCAAAGGCAACCAGACCGAAGGCGGCCTGCGCAAGGTATTTACTGACGCCCGGCAGAAGGGCCGTCTCACCAGTGACGTCTATGTTGCGGTTGCCCTGCTTGAATCTGTCGTGTACAAGGACCCTGTCGGTGCCAAGATTTTCGAGCGTGGCTCCCGTCTTTTCCCGAATGATGAGAACTTCATGATTGAATACATCAAGTACCTCCACGCAAGAGACGACACAACGAGTGAGTTTCCGCCTTCCTTTTTATGGCTCTTTTCTAACCTTGCAGATGCGCGTGTCGTCTTTGAAACTTGCGCCAACCGTCTGGTATCGAAACCGGAGACGCTCGCCAAGGCGAAGGCTCTGTACGCTTACTTTCACAAATACGAGTCCCAGTACGGCGAACTCTCGCAGATCTCCAAGCTCGAAGAGAGGATGGCCGAACTCTTTCCTGAGGACCCCAAGCTGAGCTATTTTACTGCCCGATACTCGTCTGACAAGTTCGATCCCATTGCGGCGCCGATCATCATCTCCAAGGCGGTGCAAATGCGCCCCAAGCAGATCGTTCCCATCATcgagcgcccgccctcggTTCGCAACAGTGTCGCACCCGTTCGACAGGAACAGAGCCCTCGGCCGCAGTATGTACgagcgacggcgtcgccgaagCGACCCTTTGGGATTGACGAAGAAGAGCTTAACCCTCCCAAGCGGCTTGCTAGAGGCGTGTCTCCGCTCAAGGGTGCTGCAGGCAGACGCCTtgaccagcagcgccgcaaCCAGACGTCTGCTCTCCACCGAGACATTACGTTCCTGCTGGGCATCATGCCACCAGCCCACAGCTACGATGCGCCGCGACTAAACGCGACAGCCATGGTGTCGCTGCTCCGCGACACGCAGCTGCCGGACTACAGCACCTGGCGGGCCAAAACCGGTGGGCAATATCGACCGTTGCCCCAGGGTCACGCGAGGCAGACTTCGGGAGATTACGGCAACAGGCCTCTAAGCCCGTATGGACGCGTCGCGTCTACCGCCGGTGGCTACCGCAACTCACCCCTTAGGACGGAGAGTGGAGGGGCGTTCGCCACAAACCCGTACGCGCCTCCTGACGGCggagcgccggcggtggcctggccgccggcggcaggagGCTATGGCGCGCCCGCGGGACAATACGGCGGTGGCTATCGTTTTCAGTGAGTGGCAGATGTTTCATGGGTTGGGGAGGCTCTAGTGGCTTTTGCATGTCAAGCATCTCGCAAGGCGTTTGGTAGATGAAGGGGGCCCGGATCTAGGCTGGCTGCCACACTGTATTTTACTTGGCCTCTGCCGATGAAGTAGCAGCCGCATCACTACGAACtgcggagggaggggggcgtgcCAAGGCGGATGACCGTTGCATAATCGCCAACCGCCTGTCTTATTGCGGAAAGCGGTAGATGCACTCTGTTGAACTAGTCGGGTCTGAGGAACAGCTGACGAGTGGCTCGATGGTAGCAAACACCTCAGCTCTGCACCTGGTAGATAGCGAGAATCCCACGTACCGTTCTGCAGCCTGGTTAATGCTATAAGCGTTATATTTGGTGTGATGACATGTCAAGTCGCGATGCGGCCACGGTCGATAAACACACGCAGCCCGCGCCATGCCGGACGGCCTAATGGCCGTCTACCCAGGATTCGGAGAGACGAACCCGCCATCTCATTGTATATGAGGCTgacctggagctgctgctgcgcagtGCACGTGGAGTGTCTACTGGGACTCGCCTCAGGAGATGGCAGCCCAGAGAGGCCTGCACTCTCTCGTCTGGTGTTATCTCCATCTACAGCGCAGAATCTCGCCTAATGCACTCTGGGCCACTGAGAGTTGATGTTCATTACTTAGTAGGTGCTCGTGAACAGCAGTTGCTGCGTTGCCCGGCCGCCTCTCCTGCTGCGTGtgcggcctgcctgcctgaaTAGCCTGCCGGGCcacctcaccctcgcctATAAAAGCACCTCTTTGCTCCTTTCCTCCTTCCCTTTCTTTTTTCCCTCTTCATCTTCACACAGCATCGCGGCCTCCTGCGCCCCCAACTGCCCGGCCCACGGCTTCAAGCGCGTCAGGCATCACAATCAAGGTAAGTTGCAGTCGTTTCAATCGGCCTCATCGTCACCCCCGTCATGCCCCGTGGCTTCGCAAATTCCAAAGCCTTGTCGGGTAGCTTCCTGCGCCGTATTTTGTTCGGGTCTTGCCTCTGTAGCCGCCTGTCAGGAAGCTGCAGTGTCTTGGCAGCTCCGTTTGCACCTCCCTCCTGTCCTCGAATCGCGCGTTCTTGCCCACTCGCACTTCCACTCGCACCCTACGGCTACTGGGCTAACT from Purpureocillium takamizusanense chromosome 3, complete sequence includes:
- the RNA14 gene encoding mRNA 3'-end-processing protein rna14 (EggNog:ENOG503NV0B~COG:A~BUSCO:EOG09260W52); amino-acid sequence: MASEEVTWGEEGYDGAGDPQIEHSEEQVEDSAQDSHVPDDAAEDGEDQEDDADDGGDYDPESIAFETNAEPDKAASATPSQRPAASKPKMAGGFLVEVSDDDDDDDDDNNAQEGVSTPDHGAAGNSSIKNGASPAPASGGPSHPPGMASLDPGALLEARIKEDPRGDMDAWLNLIADHKRRGRLDNLRSTYGRFLDVFPQAADIWVEWIEMELGHDNFMEAERLFGKSLMTVLNVKLWTLYLNYIRRRNDLTNDPTGQARRTVAQSYDFVIDNIGCDRDSGNIWQDYVNFVKSGPGQVGGTGWQDQQKMDQLRKAYQRAINVPMLTVNNLWKEYDQFEMGLNKVTGRKFIQERSPGYMSAKSANIALDNMMRTLKRTNLPRLPPAPGFDGDEDFRTQVEMWKKWIAWEKDDPLVLKDDEPPAFRQRVLYCYKQALMALRFWPEIWVDAAAWCLENDVRDNDGKPVGTELLLQGIAANPESVLLALKHADHIEKNYPEKEGDRSEYAKAVRQPFDTVLDTLYKMGDKVKEREKFEVSTLKQAALSEPPVHESIEDDEDDDEEAKKPKLSPTEQRILAIQNAYAAESQLLSRTISYVWIAMARAMRRIQGKGNQTEGGLRKVFTDARQKGRLTSDVYVAVALLESVVYKDPVGAKIFERGSRLFPNDENFMIEYIKYLHARDDTTNARVVFETCANRLVSKPETLAKAKALYAYFHKYESQYGELSQISKLEERMAELFPEDPKLSYFTARYSSDKFDPIAAPIIISKAVQMRPKQIVPIIERPPSVRNSVAPVRQEQSPRPQYVRATASPKRPFGIDEEELNPPKRLARGVSPLKGAAGRRLDQQRRNQTSALHRDITFLLGIMPPAHSYDAPRLNATAMVSLLRDTQLPDYSTWRAKTGGQYRPLPQGHARQTSGDYGNRPLSPYGRVASTAGGYRNSPLRTESGGAFATNPYAPPDGGAPAVAWPPAAGGYGAPAGQYGGGYRFQ